AAACTACTACGTTTACCCGTACGGCTATCCGGACTGGTATTATCGTTATCCGTATTACGCGTGGGATTTCTACTATCCCAGCATCTTCTTCAGCTTCGATATCGTCCACTTCAGCGGACACCGTCATTTCCATGGGCACCACTTCCATGGAACCAAGCATTTCCATGGGACGAAGCACTTCCACGGAACGAGGCAGTTCCGGGACAGCAGACAGTTCCAGGGTACGACGCAGTTTGAGGGAAGGAAGCAGTTCCGGGACAGCAGACAGTCCCAGGGTACGACGCAGTTTCAGGGAAGGAAGCAGTTCCGGGACAACAGGCAGTTCCAGGGTACGACGCAGTTTCAGGGCGGCAAGCAGTTCCGGGACAGCAGACAGTCCCTGGGCACGACGCAGTTCCGGGACAGCAGACAGTTCCGGGGCACGACGCAGTTCCAAGGCGGCAAGCAGTTCCAGGGACAGCGGTCGCACTTTGGCGGTCAGCACTTCAAGGGAAGCCAACGCTTTGACAACTCCGGCAGCGGGAACAGGGGCGGACGCGGTGGAGGGGGCGGACGCCGTTAGCGTCGCGGTCGGATAAAGAAGGTGGCTGTCCTTGGGTAACGTAAAGGTCAGATGATGCCGAGAAGACGTGATTACCTGTTCTTTGTCGTCGTCGGCGTCATGCTGACCTTTCTTTTGTTTACCACATTACAGAGTGAACCTGTAAAAGTTCCCCGGGACGATACTCATCGTTCCCTGTTGGATACGGTAGCGCAGGGCGGCAGCCGGGAAGATGCAGAAAAGCAGTGTCCCGCCTGCCATGGGCCGCAGGACGTTCCATTGTCCGCGAAGCACCCCCCCAAGGAGCAATGCCTGATCTGCCACAAGCAGCAGCTGTAGCCGATTCGAGGAGTCACGCCCATGGCCAAGAAGATCTTCGTCTCTGCAACCAGCCAGGACAGCGGCAAAACCACCATCAGCCTTTCCCTGCTCCACCAGGCGCGGAAGAAATACAAGCGTATCGGCTTCATCAAGCCGATCGGTCCGAAACCGATCGATTTTCTCGGCCGGCGCATCGACACCGACCCGGCGACGATCGCCCAGGTTTATGGGCTCGAACATCTGATCGATGACATGTGCCCGGTGGTGGTGGAGCCGGGAATGACGCAGCAGGTGATCGAGGGCAAAATTCCGGTGGCCGAACTGGAGGGGCGCATCCTGCGGGCCGTGGAACGGCTCGACCGGGAATGCGACTTTCTCATTTTCGAAGGAGCAGGGCACAGTGGCGTTGGATCGGTCCTCGGCCTATCCAATGCACGAGTGGCGGCGATGGTCGGTGCCCCGGTTCTGATGGTGACCGGCGGCGGGGTGGGGAACGTCATCGATGCGGTTTGCATGAACCTCGCCCTCTATCGGGAGGTGGGTGCGGAGGTGCGGCTGCTGGTGGCAAACAAGCTGATTGCCGAGAAGCGCGAGAAGACCCTGCACCATCTGCGCCTCGCCTTCGGGGGAGCCGGCTTCGAAGTCCTCGGTGGGTTCAATTACCAGCCGGTACTGGCCAACCCGACTCTCAAGCGGGTGGCCAAAGTCCTGGGGATAGAGGTGAACGGTGACCGCGAGGATTTGATGCGCATCGCCCACCATGTGCAGATTGGCGCCGCCTCGACCCAGCGGGTGGTCGACATGCTGCAGGAGGATACCCTGCTGCTGGTGACCAGTTCCAGGGACGAGCTGCTGGTGACCCTCTCCACTCTATACGCCCTTCCCGAATACCGTTCCAAAATCGCCGGCCTGGTCATCCCCGGGGTAACTCCGATTACGAAGATTACCCAACAGATTCTTGACAAAAGCGGCATTCCCTGGCTGCGCACCAGCAAGAGGACCGACAACGTTTTTCTGGCCATTCATGAGAATGTCTCCAAGCTCACCCCCGAGGACAAAGAAAAGATCGCTCTCATTCAGCAGTTGTCGATGAAACGATTCGACTTCGATACTATCGACCAACTTTTTTCCGTCTGAAGCTCCGAAACGGCGGCCAGTGGCATCCGTTTCTCCGGAAAGGAACTTCGCATGCAAGCCAGAGACCTGGCAAAGAAAATTCAGGCCGGGAAGTCCCCATGTGTCCTCGATGTCCGCAGCGGCTTCGAATTCGACTCCGGACACATCCCCGAGGCGGTGCATGCGCCGTTCCTGAAAATTCTGTTGCACCGGGTTGCGCTGCCCAGAGAGAGGCAGTCCTTGATCATACTGACCTGCGAACACGGCCCGCGAGCCTATCTGGCCAGGACCCTCCTCGGTCTCCGCGGCTACCGAAACCTCCAGTTGCTTGACGGCCACATGGCGGGCTGGCGACGCGCCGGTCTGCCTCTGGAGAGGGAATGATGCAATGCCGTTCGGGCTGCGGTGCCTGCTGCATCGCACCGTCGATTTCTTCACCGATCCCAGGCATGCCCGGCGGCAAGCCGGCCGGGGTCCGCTGCATCCAGTTGACGACCGACAACCTTTGCCGTATCTTCGGAATGGACGAACGGCCGGCGGTCTGCAGTGGTTTGCGTCCCGGTGCCGAGATGTGCGGCCGCAGCAGTGCCGAGGCGATGGCGTATCTTGCGGAGCTTGAACAAAGTACTCGGCCCGCCGCGGACAGGGCAGAAACCCTCTCTTTTGCTTCACCCGAAAGCCTCCCTAATGCATGAACTGATTCGAAACGCCGCCTGGGTCTTGAGCTTTCTGATCGGCGGTCTTTGGGTAACGATTGGACTGCTGTTCGCCGGGATCGGCTGGTCGACGCTGCGGATGTGGTTCGTCTCGGCCCGCTGGCCGCAGGTGCCGGCCCGGATTGTCGCCAGCGAGATCAAGGCCGGCAGGCATCTGGATGATCACCTCATGTATCAACCTGTAGTCCGCTATGCCTTTGCCGCCGGAGGACAGGAGGTGGGTGGCGATCAGCTCACATTTGTGGGCAAACTCTACGCCTCCGAAGCTCGTGCCCGCCGGGATATCGAAAAATATCCCGTCGGCATGATCGTCATGGCCCACTGCCATCCACAGGACCCTGTCGAGGTAATCCTTGAGCGTAGCGGAGCGTTGACCGGTTTTTTCCTGCTGCTGCTTGGCCTTGGTCTGGCGGCTGCTCCTCTGGCCATGGCGGGCTGGTTCGGGATACCCGTCTGGCCCCTGGTGGCCATCGTGGGAACTGTTGCCGCTTTCGCCGCCCTGCTCGACCGCTCCAGCCGCCGCCGGCTGTTGCAGGCTCGCCTCGCCGGACTCTACCCGGCGAAGGGGCAGGGGCGCGACGGCGACGTTGAGCGGTTGCTGCACCAGGGAGAGAAGCTGCTGGCGATCCGTCTCTACCGGGAATTGCACGAAACCGACCTGAAGACGGCGAGACGTCGGGTGGAAGAGTTGCAGCAAAAGCCGGACGCCGTTTAATTTTAATATTCGGCGGCGTGGCCGGCGCCGGAAAACCGTAACCTGAAAGGAGAAAAGTACATGATTCAGGATGAAACTGGCAAATTCTGGCTCGACCGGGAAAAAGCCTTGCTGGTTGTCGTCGATGTGCAGCAACGACTCGTCCCGAGCATGGACCCAGGGGTTTACGACAAGGTGCGGCGCAGCATCGATTGCATGGTGCGCGGGGCCGAGCTTCTGGATGTGCCTGTGTTGGCCACCGAACAATACCCGAAGGGTTTGGGGCCGACTGTGCCCGAACTGGCCGCGGCCTGCACCGGCCAGGTGATCGAAAAGCTGAGTTTCGGCTGCTGCGGTGAACCGACGTTTCGCGACCATCTGCGGGGACTGGGCCGCAGCCAGGTGATGGTGACCGGCATGGAGGCGCATGTCTGCGTCTATCAGACGGTGCTCGGTCTGCTCGAGGCTGGATACCGTGTCCACCTTCTGCGTGATGCGATCTGCTCGCGGGGGAAAACCGATTACCTCGCCGCCCTGCAGAACGCGGCCAGTGCCGGGGCGGTGGTGACCACCACAGAAACGGCCCTTTTTCAGCTGCTGCGCACCGCTGCAGCACCAGAGTTCAAAGCGGTTTCCGCCCTGATCAAGGGGCGATGACCGCTTCACCTCGCCGCAGCAATGAAAACGTACCCGCTCGTTACCTACAGTGAAAGGGAAGAACTGGCCCACCGGATCACCCATGGTTTCGGTACCGTCCTCAGTATCGTCGGCCTGTTTGTCCTGGTTTATGCGGCCGCCACTCGTGGAGAATTCTGGCGACTGGTCAGTTGTTCCCTCTACGGCACGACCCTGGTCATCTTTTATGCGGTTTCGACCATCTATCACACTGTCCGCACGCCGTGGCTCAAGTACCTCTTCCGCATTCTCGACCATGCCAGCATCTTTCTGGTCATTGCCGGCACCTACACCCCGTTCACCCTGGTCAGCTTGCCGGCTCCCTGGGGTTGGACGATCTTTCTCCTCATCTGGGGGCTGGCCCTGGCCGGGACCTTGTTCAAGGTCATGATGACCGGTCGGCTGCGCATAGTCGGGCCGCTGCTCTACCTCGCCATGGGCTGGCTGATCGTCCTGGCCTATCGCCCCCTGGCGGCGGCTGTGTCGCCGGCGGGAGTCCACTGGCTGCTGGCCGGGGGTCTGGCTTACTCGGCCGGACTCATTTTCTATGCCTGGACAAAGCTTCCCTACAATCACGCCGTCTGGCACGTTTTCGTCCTCGTCGGCAGCGCCTGCCACTATTTCGCGGTGCTCTTCTACGTGGTACCGACATAGCAGGCGGCAGTTCGGGAGGAGAGAGATGGTGCCGGGTACGGGGTGCCGATCGATTTTATGGTTTGAATCCAGCAAAAGAATTGGTATTTCTTTTAGCTGTTCTTGACAGCCTTCGGCTGCCACATCTTTCCTCCGCTGGAGACACCCGTGATTCTCCCGAAAATCCTGCTGGTCGACGATGTCGACTTCTTCCTGGAAATGGAAAAGGATTTCCTCCGCAACACACCAGCCACCATTCATACGGCCCGCAACGGCAAGGAAGCCCTGGAGTTCGTCAATAGCCAGCGGCCTGATGTAATCTTCATGGATGTCACCATGCCGGTGATGGACGGCCTCACCTGCTGCCGTACGCTCAAGGCCAACCCGGAGCTGCGGTCGATCCCAGTGGTCATGGTCTTCGCGCCGAGCCGGGAGCTCGGCCCTGAAGCAGTGGCGGCAGCCGGTTGCGATGCCTGTCTGACCAAGCCCGTTGATCGCAAGGCCTTTCTCGAAGCGGGTCGGCGATTTCTTTTCGGTATCGAACGACGGGATATCCGCGTGCCTTTCCAACTGCCGGTTATCCTGCGCCGCCAGGGGGAAGAGATCCGCTGCACCAGTGAGGACCTGGGCGAACGCGGCATGTATATCAAGTCGCGGGATCTGCTGCCGGAGGGAGAGGTGGTGCGGGTTATCATGACCCTGCCCGGCAGGACGGCAACAGAAATCGAATGCCGGGCCCGGGTTGCTTGGGCCAATCAGGGGTTTCCACGGACGAAACTTCATCTCCCCCAGGGGTT
This region of Desulfuromonadales bacterium genomic DNA includes:
- a CDS encoding RT0821/Lpp0805 family surface protein; amino-acid sequence: MRRLALLLAMLCWAVFGFATAQGQEYGVPLDGSEQKAMTETFQYALENNKTNEAAAWVNPDTARSGTLVPLRTFQNADGQYCREYVTTIVIGGEEQQAYGTACRQPDGSWQIVSEGTSAEYQQVVEKNYYVYPYGYPDWYYRYPYYAWDFYYPSIFFSFDIVHFSGHRHFHGHHFHGTKHFHGTKHFHGTRQFRDSRQFQGTTQFEGRKQFRDSRQSQGTTQFQGRKQFRDNRQFQGTTQFQGGKQFRDSRQSLGTTQFRDSRQFRGTTQFQGGKQFQGQRSHFGGQHFKGSQRFDNSGSGNRGGRGGGGGRR
- a CDS encoding AAA family ATPase; its protein translation is MAKKIFVSATSQDSGKTTISLSLLHQARKKYKRIGFIKPIGPKPIDFLGRRIDTDPATIAQVYGLEHLIDDMCPVVVEPGMTQQVIEGKIPVAELEGRILRAVERLDRECDFLIFEGAGHSGVGSVLGLSNARVAAMVGAPVLMVTGGGVGNVIDAVCMNLALYREVGAEVRLLVANKLIAEKREKTLHHLRLAFGGAGFEVLGGFNYQPVLANPTLKRVAKVLGIEVNGDREDLMRIAHHVQIGAASTQRVVDMLQEDTLLLVTSSRDELLVTLSTLYALPEYRSKIAGLVIPGVTPITKITQQILDKSGIPWLRTSKRTDNVFLAIHENVSKLTPEDKEKIALIQQLSMKRFDFDTIDQLFSV
- a CDS encoding rhodanese-like domain-containing protein, with protein sequence MQARDLAKKIQAGKSPCVLDVRSGFEFDSGHIPEAVHAPFLKILLHRVALPRERQSLIILTCEHGPRAYLARTLLGLRGYRNLQLLDGHMAGWRRAGLPLERE
- a CDS encoding YkgJ family cysteine cluster protein, whose translation is MMQCRSGCGACCIAPSISSPIPGMPGGKPAGVRCIQLTTDNLCRIFGMDERPAVCSGLRPGAEMCGRSSAEAMAYLAELEQSTRPAADRAETLSFASPESLPNA
- a CDS encoding DUF3592 domain-containing protein: MHELIRNAAWVLSFLIGGLWVTIGLLFAGIGWSTLRMWFVSARWPQVPARIVASEIKAGRHLDDHLMYQPVVRYAFAAGGQEVGGDQLTFVGKLYASEARARRDIEKYPVGMIVMAHCHPQDPVEVILERSGALTGFFLLLLGLGLAAAPLAMAGWFGIPVWPLVAIVGTVAAFAALLDRSSRRRLLQARLAGLYPAKGQGRDGDVERLLHQGEKLLAIRLYRELHETDLKTARRRVEELQQKPDAV
- a CDS encoding hydrolase, which encodes MIQDETGKFWLDREKALLVVVDVQQRLVPSMDPGVYDKVRRSIDCMVRGAELLDVPVLATEQYPKGLGPTVPELAAACTGQVIEKLSFGCCGEPTFRDHLRGLGRSQVMVTGMEAHVCVYQTVLGLLEAGYRVHLLRDAICSRGKTDYLAALQNAASAGAVVTTTETALFQLLRTAAAPEFKAVSALIKGR
- a CDS encoding hemolysin III family protein produces the protein MKTYPLVTYSEREELAHRITHGFGTVLSIVGLFVLVYAAATRGEFWRLVSCSLYGTTLVIFYAVSTIYHTVRTPWLKYLFRILDHASIFLVIAGTYTPFTLVSLPAPWGWTIFLLIWGLALAGTLFKVMMTGRLRIVGPLLYLAMGWLIVLAYRPLAAAVSPAGVHWLLAGGLAYSAGLIFYAWTKLPYNHAVWHVFVLVGSACHYFAVLFYVVPT
- a CDS encoding response regulator, which produces MILPKILLVDDVDFFLEMEKDFLRNTPATIHTARNGKEALEFVNSQRPDVIFMDVTMPVMDGLTCCRTLKANPELRSIPVVMVFAPSRELGPEAVAAAGCDACLTKPVDRKAFLEAGRRFLFGIERRDIRVPFQLPVILRRQGEEIRCTSEDLGERGMYIKSRDLLPEGEVVRVIMTLPGRTATEIECRARVAWANQGFPRTKLHLPQGFGLEFLQLSQATLTLIRAYLDKGKSSNP